The sequence ttattattattattatcatcactgtatattgtatagtgtatactgtatgcaAATAGCCGATATGTCAAATGGAGCTGCTGGTGAGGGCTGATATGTTAATTATGgacatatttagtattattactgtattctattattaattattattattattaattagtgaATTATCTTTGCTTTGTCAGATTTCACACACTTAAAATGTTTTGAATAAACAtttgtttggggtttttaatatatttacatgcaataaaataattttgggttttttctgtatatttcaatgaaataaatatgtaattgcatattttttgcatgattttttaGGTGAATTTGCCATGcagaaatgtaataaaatgttgttgaagtattttgtgtttttattatatttaaaatcacgttttttccatgcagaaatttgttatgattataatattatttcccTCTTAAAACCTTTTAGACTCAACTTGGTTCCTTTCCATGTCACTCAGTGATGCGCAATGACAggtctgccatctagtggtcagtTTGGCAAATGACAATTGTAGTCGCAAGTTTAtcaaacaaaatatacagtataatcacTAGTATTATTACTTTTTGCTTTGAAAGGTGACCCATACGaccaaattttatatatatatatatatatatatatatatatatatatatatatatatatatatatatatatatatgataaataaGATTGTAATAATTGCTGTTACTGTGTGTAAAATTGTTAAATTCTTAAACGTTCAGACAACCATTGACAGGCAAACTACGCTCTCTGCTGGACAATAACGAGAATTACAGTCTAAATTTGAACTGAAGTTAGCAACTTAGCataatgtgtaaaaaaacacttgttagTTGTTCGTCTTGTGACGCCGACCTAATAACGTATTAAAGATAAAGCCTTCCGCGTGAAGAACATAAACTTTTTATTCATCAATtcatatttaacaaaaaaaatgggcaAAACATTGccttaaaaaagttaaaacttCCGGTCATATTCACAAAAGGGCTTCACGTGGTCTTACAGTCTCGTGCGGATTGTCATTCAACACATCTTATTGTTGCGTGGCTCTGATTGGCGGCTCACGTTTCATGAGGCGCTAGTGCAACAAATGACCACCGGAGGGCGCCCTTTCACTTCTCTCGCTACATTCTTGACTCCTCCTCACCTTCATTCCTCCACTCTTCACCTCTTTTTCTTTCAACGTTTGCTTCCTTTTTCCCCCCCACGCCCCTTACCCCCCATTCCACTAAAATCTGACCCCTCATATGTccctgagcccccccccccccccctcgctttaCTTCCCTCCGTCTCTAATTTctgattggttccagacgtgCCACTGGGCTTCTTCTTGCCGACTCAACATTCCACAGCTggagactacacacacacacacacacacaccttctctTCCACCCACATCCCCTCTCATGTtggtccacccccccccccaaaagaaaaaaaaggaaaacagctCCAAAGCATTCTCGCAGACGTTAAGAGGAATCACTGTAATGCTCCAAAATCTGCTttttggggggtaaaaaaaacaccagtggagtgttttttttggtatttacaTTGGTGTCCTGCACATAGGAGGGGAGCAGAGCCGTGTTTTTCTTAGTGggagagttaaaaaaaaaaaaaaagaagaagaaaaatgtccaaaaagccacaaagaaagagaaaaatgttgacatggGACATAAATAGACGTGAAAAGAGGTGCATAAAAGTGACAAACCCCGGGGGTCTGGGGGTCGGGTGGTCgggggggtgggagtggggcTTTAAAAAGGGGGGTAAAAATGCTGACTCAGGTCCAGGCGGAAGCCAAAACATACATGAAAAAGCCCAAAAAGCCAATGCTGTTGTTGTgtaaaagtcaaagaaaaagtgcCAAAATGGATGATGATCATTTCATGATCCTCTTGTGAGATTTATGCTCACTTTATGgacctcctcctactcctcctcctcctcgttctcctccttcttcttcttctcggcTGGTGCTGACGTGTCCGAGTGGAAGGAAGCTTCTGAGGATGATGCTGCTGCGCTCTACGCAGCCCGtcactttttctttctcttttaagGGGGCGtttctcttttttctcttctttttttggtttcgACATCAAAACAGTTGAAAAAGGTCCAGTCTGGTCCGggttcctctctctctctactcgGGTTGCTCGTTGAGCTCCATGTCCGACACCAGGATGTTCTTCTCAATCTGCTCGCCCTGGCCTGAGTGGGTGCGGCTGTAGCGGGCGCCGTCGTAGGACCCCCGTGAGCCCACGCCTCGCCGCCGGTACAGGTAGACGACGCCCACGATCAGCACGGCCAGCACCACGCCCGTCACCATGACAACGATCAGCGTGGGCAGGTGGTCGCCGCCCACTAGATGGAAACACATAATATAGAATTTGAACGGTTCTCATCCATAACAGATATGAACGGATCTTAGACTCTCTTACTGGATTCAGACGACGACTCCATCACTGTAAGCGGAAAAACATAATTAGAAcgataagaaataaaataataatacttccACGTGGACGCTTACTTCTCGGCCGTTTGCAGATGACTCCGTGCGTTCGATTCCTGCACGAGCCGGGCTTCCACAGTCCGCTGTTGCTCTGGATCCAGAAGCAGGAATTGGGCGAGAGAACGGAGAAGGCAACGTCGTGAGCTTCCCAGTTGGTGTACGACATCTCCGTTTCCTCGCTCCACACCAGACCCCGCCCTGCGAGCGGCAAACGGGACAACGTTCACAGCGCGGCTTTAAGCCAACGATCCGGGCAGGATAACAACAAAGGGAACCTTTGACGCTGATTCCCAGCCAGGCTCCGTGGGCCTGCTCCGCGTTGCTCTGGATGTGCTCCCACACAAACGCGTTCTCCGTCTCGTCCAAGATGGAGAGAAGCTCGGCTCCGACTGGGTGCCGGAAAGCAAAAAAaggttgtcaaaaaaaaatcgcACGATGCCACAGTAGCGACGAAAGCGGTTCCGACCTTTCTCGCAGGACAAACGAGCGTCCTGCTGGAGCTTCATTCTCTGCAGGTTGAAGGCGTAACAGTGGTTCCTGAAGGACACCCACGCCCACTCCCCCACCGTGCGGGGGCAGCTTCCTGGGTAGATCCACTGGTGTGACGCTGGCTCATCTGTTGAACGAGTAAACATGATCACACTAGTTCATTTTTAGCAACTGTAATACCTCGACTTCACCACTAGGTGACCCCACTTTGATGGTGTGACGTCAGGACTCTAATTTGTGTCGTCACGTACCGCTAAGTTGACATATAGCAGCGTCCAGTTTAGCATCACATGGCGTCATGGTCCACAGGCCGGTGGTGGTCATGTGACCGCAGCCTGACAGCTGATTGGGCTGTCCCTCCACCCAGTTAGAATAAGATAATTCCACTTCGCCCAGCCAGGAGAAGCTCCGCCCCTGAGAAGAAGACCCAGATGAAGGTTCTAGAACGCCGCCATgtgagagcgagcgagagagagagagagagagagagagctcacGCCGTAGTTGTACAAAGCGATCCACGCCGGCCGCCTCAGACTGTTGATGAGCAGCGTCAGGTACGCCTGCTCCACGGGGTCCCTGGGCGCCGCCAAGGTCCCGTTTAGAGAATTACACAGATGGAGAGCGCCCGTCCAGTCCAGACGCTTCTCCACCAGCTGGTAGGTGACCCCGCCCAGGTCTAAGCGCTTGGACAGGGAGGCTGGGATGAGGTCTGGCGCTGCAGGAAGTCCTGGATCTAAACCAGCAATGACgtcaaaatcacaaataaaaacaccggcatgtgtgtgtgtgtgtgtgtgtgtgtgcgtaccttGATGCCTCTGACACAGGAAGCCGTTACTTTCCGCCTCACACGCCCGCGACGCCCACAGTCCCTTGTTCCTCTGAGGGTTCCCGTGAATCACGGTCACGCAGTTCCCCTAGCAGTGGGCGGCAGTGAACCCCATCAGAACCCCGCCATGATAGAACACTCAGCCGTTCAAGTGTTTCCTGTACCGGGGTTTTGTTGTGGTGGGGTCCGCTGTTGTCGAGCGGCTGCCCCGGAGCCCAGTTGGTGTAGCCGAGCAGGCCGGGCTGGGCCCACTGGAAATGACCTTTGGCGTCAGAGGTCAGGCCCAGCCAGAGGTCGATGGTGGCGTTGTACAGCAGGGTGGTGACGAAGGCTGCGTGGGTAAACATGAGGGTCGATGGCGGGGCACACTTACAAAGATGGCGTATATTTACAGTAAAACATGACGGATTCCGATAAAGGACCTTGCTCCAGGTGATTGGACACCACCGCCAGGACGCCGCCTTGCAGTTCACATTTGATTTTGGCTGCAGACCACGTGGCCCGCTGGGACTGGTCAAACACCCGAAAACActacaaaggcaaaaacatgaagttcattttttttttaatattattattcaccccccccccccaaaaaaaaaatatgcccatactgtaatccctcatttatcacagattccttatttattaccTAGAAAAACAGTTCACAACCTCCTAAATGcatttttcaacaataatagagccctctacacaagaaataacacccctatagtcacctttatactggTATTATACTGGTATTAAGACTAGCGTTCATGGGTAGCTGAGCGGGGCACTTCTTGAgcgtacaggaagtgatgtcagggtaTTAGGGATcactgtgcctgttgtgagatcctttaaacctgcaataaaaggctgttcTTTTGGCAgtcgagtctggtgcttgtgtgtccataacattactgacaactacataacattattttacttcatttagccattttatgctggaaaattatgattttttaaaaataataggcCGTAATCAACCGTAAAACAAgattatttatgaattcatatatttttgaaaactcaTAATAGAGTGAAGTTACCAAAATTGACTTGACTGTATAGGCTGTACTTGTTTTAGCCCGCCTGAAGTATACCTTGCGTTGATAGGACGACCACCCGTCGGGGCAGCCTGATGGCGGGTGGGGCGACGATGGGGTCGGGGGGGCGGTGCCAGTGACGTTGACCCTCTTGCATATGTAGGGCAGGTCCGAGGGGCACTTCTGTTCGGCCCATTCCGCTGCACCGTGACGACAAATATCATATTACAACATAGAAATAGTGGATATgacaaaagtttagagacacttccTCATGCTATTATATGACAAAATGTCTACAAACTTTTGACTAGTAGAGTATACGCATTATATAGTATACTACACCATAATTGCTCCAATTACCATCCTATTCAATGACCCCCCCGCTATTCCAACATTGcgcaatatttttaaaagaaataccAGACATTcccgctttctcatgcactccacattATTATCCCAAATAAGGAAAGTGACCATAAGGTATATTTACATGAGTGTACGAGGGCATTTAGCGTGTTTTACCTTTACTGGCGGTCATGTGTACACATCGGCGGTCACGACTGAGTGGGCGTGGCCTCTCGGTGGCCCAGGACACGTAGTTGAGCACAGAATGGTCGGACCAGTGGAAGCGCCCGTCGTTGTCGTAGGTGTGAAGGCCCAGCCACCAGTTGTCGCCCTCCGCCTTCACCATCTGGAGGCGAccgaaaaagaataaaaatagagttaaaaTTAATTCcaatgagcttttttttttttaatcgatttTTTTGTGCCTGGTTTAGCGTGCTGGCCAGAAACTTCTCCTCCTGAGCCGAGTGGACGGAGGCCAGCGAGGAGTCAAACCAGGAGCAAATCCTCTGCGCCTGGTCCCACGTGGTGCGGTGGTCAAAGAACTTGTACTCGGCCTCCTGGAAGCCGATCCACTCCGGCGAACTGGTGCCTGTAAACGTCACCGGAGAAGCCGTGCGTTAGCTTCATGAACTGTTCGAGCCCATTTGCAGTCCAACTGACCTTCAGCAGCTTCTGGCTCTTTCTCAACGctgcctgaggaggaggaggatgtggaGAACACGGACTTATATCCTGGTACTACATATTACATACGGAATAAAGTGCTTGTGTACCTCTTGGGATCTTGCAGATCCAGTCCAACTCCGAGTCACAGTGCATAGCCAACCAGGTCATGGAGCCCAAGTCCGCTGCAGCGCACTGCCTGACGTTGTAGTAGTAGCGACCAAAGTTCTGGTACGTGAGCTGGGGGAGAAGATCATATGTAGAAGAACATGTAGAAGAACTTCGTGTCTTTCCCGTCATCGCTCACAGCAAGTCCGTCGCTCCACTTCCAGCTCCCGCTGTCCGTGGGGTTCCTGCGGTTCAGCCCGATCCAAAACCAGTGCTGCTCGTGGTCTTCGGACTCCCTGTGGGTCACATCGTTATCATCATTGACGCTGTCGTCATCACCGCTATCCTCCACACCCACCCAAAGGTCTCGTGCAGGACTTGGAGAACAAAGTGCTCCTCTTCCGGGCCGCTGATGCTCAGCAGGTCAGCGCCGTGTTTGCGGCAGAACAGGTGAGCCTGAAGCCAGCTCATCTTCTGCTCCAGCTGGGACGAGTGGAACacctggaacacacacacacacacacacacacgtcaagcTAATGTGGTTACATGAAAAACcaaagacaggaagttgcaCAATCCGCCTGACAGCAGTGTCAAACAAGTCAAAGGTCGTGACCTTGTAGCAGTAGCGCAGGTTGCTGTCGCTTTTCCAGCCGTTGGGACAGGATCCGCTCAAGCTGGGTGTAGGCGGCGGCGAGGGGGGCTCGGGGCTCACGGCGGCGTCCGGGTTCTGACGGCAGATGTACTTGGCCTTGGACACCGCACACTCCCTCACCTCCCACAGGCCGGTGGCCGCGCCGGTCGCCATGGTGACGCAGCCGCCCAGGACACTGACTGGACGGAGCGATGCGGGTGAGATTCAAGACCGTGGGACCGTCGCGTGGGCGTCAGGCGTGGCCTACCGGGCTGGTCTCGGTTCCAGTTGGTGTAGGACACTTTCTCCCCGCTCAGCCAGTGGTAGGAGGCGGGGCTGCCTTCGTCGTGAAGGCCGATCCAGAAGGAATCTCCAGAACGGCCGAACACCAGACTGTTGGCGAAGGCCTGTTCGAACCTGACGAGGGGATTTAAAGACGCTTTAGTGATGCGACGAATCTCACAaatcctccatttttttttttcatcgctAAGTACCGGTTGGTGATGGTTAGCAGCGCCGCCTTGTTGTCCTCGCATGACCTCCTGGCGTCAGCGAAGGTGCGCAGATCCTCCGACACCCAGTAACAAAATGGACTGTGCCACTTCCAGCCCTGCGGCGGGGGTCGAAgagcaacaggaagtggagaatTCAACTTGGTTGATTACTTTACAATGCAAgcttttagcattctttgtgtatttgtatgcaGACAAAAACAGTTAGAAACCCCGATTTGATCCCGACGCATCGCAACAAGAGTCCATTCAtgtcagtcccccccccccgaattCAACCGTAAAGCTCAACACAAAGAGAGAGAACGTGTGGGAGTGCAGAAATAACTTGTGTTCCTGGCGTGGACGTGCACAGGCGCCGCGGGCGGCCAAAGACAACAGGTCACTGGGGGTGAGTTCTTCTTCTACACGCTGGTGTGAAGAAGCCAAAACCTCCAGCTTTGTGGGGGCGACCACGTTTGGCGTCTGGACGCGAAACCTCAAAACGTTTAACGCCGCATGCATTCTTCATCCCTCTTCACGGGGTTCGTGCATTTTAGGCTGTTGTAGTCGCGGTCATAAGAGATATTGCGAGATATCGTGAGAAACTAACAACGTAAAACCTGGAGAAAACGTACGAAAACGATGCCtgatatgctaaccactcatccaccgtgcaaacCGTGAAATTAAATGACTAATAAATGTCATTAATTGCATCAATATTACATTCGGGCAAAGGAAGTCTAAATAaagtttgaattaaaaaaaaaaaatcttttttccaGACGCCATTGATCCAACTCAGCAGCTCGCATTTCGCTCGGCATCGGTTGCGGACCTTGAAAAGTCATCAACTCTTAACGGAAACGCCGTTTCAGGTCACGTTTGCCGCTGTAGGCGTTATCCGTGCTCGCCGTTTGCTGCAGCAGCGTCTCCACATTCGGTTACATTGAGGAGATGTTTGTTGTTCCACATGCCGCAGCATCAAGGCGAGTTCAGCTGGAGACAAACCAGCTCGAGGGGTGACCCCGGACCCCGGACCCCGGACCCCGTGACGCCCCCCCCTTCTAAACAACCCAGTCACCTTCACTTGACGTACGTTTTCTAAAAGACACTGACGGAGAGGAAGTGATTTATGGTCTCGCCGTGTCACACATTTCCGAGAAATCCAGTGGAGTTTGACCGAGTATTTTCGGCCCAGTCAAGTGAGCTTTCGACATGTGCtgctgattatgggatgcgaaATCAAAGCCAGATGTGAGTTGAATTCCCCAGATGGGATTTGTCTCGCGGAGTGGGGTAAAGCCAGCGTGTCTCCACGCCGACTCTGTTCACTTTCTAAACACTCCATGTTCCAGTCAGGGTGGTGGTGGGCCGGGGTCGggagcgggggcgggggggggtgtCGACGagcatgggggggtgggggagaaAAAGAGGTCATAGATGGATGAACAGCTGGAACCCTGAGAACAATAATCAGGCTCCCAACAGGCCTGTGTGCTGTCAGTAGCTGCACACGGCAATAAAACCCCTGAATTTTGACTTTCAGACTAAACGCTACATCAAACAGCGTCTGTCCGCAGCAAAACGCTTTTGCACgagtccgtccgtccatcttatatgtcgctgttttttttttttttaaataatggacTTAAAGGTCCATTGTGAGGCATGTAGAGCATCATGATTATTTCCTGAAGGTCATCAAAGGTGAGTACCTGTTTGCAGTCCTGCTGTCGAGGCGTCCCGTCACTCTTAATGGCGGCCTTCTTACAGATGGCGGGCAGCGTCAGGTTACAGGGGTTGTCGTCCCAGCGACCCGCCTGGCAGCCGTACACAGATAGCGGtgacgtatacacacacacatgcagggtAGTGTTGTCCAGatgtgaggtcaaaggtcactcaCGGCTCCCCACATGGACACGCAGTCCTCCTGAGTGTTACGGAAGTTGTTGGGTTCGTAGGGGTGCCAGTGGGTGAAGATGACGGGCGTGTGGTCGCTCCACTGGAAGTCCATCTGCATGGCCGTGTCGTGGAGGCCGATCCACAGCTGCTCCGTGTCTGACGGGATGGCAAATGCGGACATGGCGGttaggaacacacacacacacgcacgcgagGGATGCGACGCTCCGAGGGAATGTTAATGAAACGCAGAAAtccggagagagagagggggggtctGGTGTCTATTTGGAGGGAGAACGGATGAGAAATATGGGATGTGCTAAACATGGTTACCTCGGCAACCGCAGCCTGGAACGTCTGCGTGAGGCCGACATTCCAAAGTGACACTTTAACAACGCTGTGATAAATAACAACTTTCATCATGATATggactgcatgagaaagtggagggGTTGACAACATTTATTAAGGATTACGGTTTCATGACCTTGGAAAAGCGCCCTGACCTTTCTTGATGTCACGTATGATGAACTCCAACTCCGGCAGCGTGTGGATGCTGGCGAGGTTGGCCTCCATCTTCTGACACGTTCTCAGCGCCGCCTCCCATTCGCTCTTCTCCGAGATCACCTTGTAGCAGCCCGCCTGGAAGGCCTGCCAGCCCACGTCGCATTCGTACTTCTCGTCGTTTGTCCACGAGTCTGCGAGGAGACCAAAGACAGCGTTCAGGTTCAGGTCTGGACTCGGTAAGTACGAATAGTGGACTTGGTTTGACCGGTGGTGAAAGGGTCCATGGTGGCGTTGGGCCTCTTCTTGCAGACGTAAGGAAGGGCGTCGGAGCAATCGCGATTCTGCCAACGACCCGATGACTCCGTCCGAATCACCACGCAGTTCTCCTCTTCGTCGTGGTTTGGTTGGTCTACAGGAGACGAGGAGAGCATCACTGAGACTGATCTACCTCAAGACCGCAGATGTTTCCGACCTTGCTCCCAGTTGAGATATTTGAGCGGCGAGGAGTCCGCCCACTGCCAGCCGCTGTTGACGTCCAGGTCGTTGAGGCCGATCCACAAGGCGGCGCTGTAGCCCGTCAACAAGCCTTTCAAAAACGTTCACCAAAGAGTCCAAAAATGAGTTCATGGAATTGGTGATGACACCAAAGTGTACGTTACCGTTGATGTAGGTCTGCTCGTGGAGCTTAGTGACGCTGAGAAGGTCGGCCCCCTGCTGCTGGCAGCTGATGCGGGCCTCGCTCCACGACAGCGTGGACTGGAAGTTAAACTGGTAGCAGCTGTCCGTCAGCGGGTCCGTGTCCCAGAACGTCTCGCAGCCGCCGCCTGAGTGGAAAAATTCAAGAAAAAGTCACCTCAGGCGATGAGAATGAGACGCGTcatggacgggggggggggtcttactATTGACGGGACAGAAGCCCCAGCGTTCGTCGGTGGCGTAGTCGTAAGTGGTGGCGCACCACAGGTGGCCGTCCTCGCGGCCGATGCTGGTGCAGTTGTGGAACCACTGGCCATCGTAGAGGAAGGGAAGATAACAGGGGGCGCCGTGGGAGTTGCCCTGGATGGTGTAGATCTctgaccgccacagatacattacTGTTGCTTATTTTTACGCCTTAAAAACTCTCAaaagtttaatattttttttattttgtgtaccaCTATATCTcatataagacagaaaaatgTTCAGTGCGGTGTGAGTAAAAgggcgagagagagcgagagaggctGTGAACAtcagacaaaaaacacacacttgaaAGCATCCAAAGAAAAGTAGGGCAGACATATTTAGCGAAAgagagcaagaaaaaaaaaaaaacactctctcTTCTCTTTCCGCTTTTCGACACTGGCCGCCCCTCCCGGTCTGACTAATATTCCGCATGACCTCAGCGAGACACCGCTGTGAAGTTTGCCACTTTGAATCCGTCGACGTAAACACGGAGGGGAGGAAGCGTGAGTGAAGGTGAAGTTGGCACATCTGCTTTGAATCGAAGGCGTCGGTGAACTCGGATATTTGATACTGATGTAAAAGTGGCGCTGACAGCAAATAAAGAAAGTGTTTGATATGCATTGGATgccatatatatagatattgtattttattatattataatactgCATTATTATATCACTAAAATGCATAGATTGGATTATATTGGCACTGAGGTTAATAAACAAAGACAACATAAAGCACTAAAACCAATGAATTACGGTACTTACTAGTTTTATTCTgctatattgtaaaaaaatgctCCTCTACTGATgttttcaatatttaaatataaacaataatgatcataaaatatgaataaacatAGCAATTTTAAGTAAACAAAGCACTAAAACCAATGAATTACGGTACTTACTAGTTTTATTCTACTATATGGTAAAAAAGATGCTCCTCTACCGATGTTTTCTATATTAATAATGatcataaaatataaataaacatagcAATTTTAAGTAAACAAAGCACAAGAAGACCACCAGTCAAGAAGGTCACGTTCATCCATTTTACAGTGAGGTGATATGAAGTATTTATACTGAGTGGCCTGCACAGTTTCTGCTCTTTTCGGGTCCAAGGAAGAAAACTCAATCTCTAAAACCGCCTATGAGGTCTTAGTTTGGACTATGACCTGGAAGaatgcttatttttacacttgtgacaTAAAAACATTGCCTGCACGCTAAATGAAGGTTTTATGAAGGACTCAGAGTAGCGGTACTCACCACGGTATGTTTTGGCACACAGGTCCTGCACGCCACCGTGCAGAGACCACTTGGACGGCGCGGAGGCCGTGGAGGAGTTCCAAAACGAGGGCCCGGGAAGGTAGTTATTCAGGTTTTCCAGCACTTGGCCACAGCTCCAGGTCCAGCGTACCCTGGGGGGCTCGCGGTCGCAGGTGTAAACGCTCAAAGGGGAGCGTCCCGCCGTGGTGGCGTTGCCGGTGGTTACGCCCAGGCACAGGGAAGAACCCAGGTTGAAGAGGCGACCCCGCGTCACCCACTTCCAGCGCTGGCTGGACtcctgacaggaagtggacaggACCAGGGAGTGAGACCGCACCCCCAGGCACCCCTGGCTGCCCTCGTGGAAGAAGGCAAAGTCATCCGAGTCCAGCGGCTCTGCAAGGGGGAAACGGGGGGGTTACAGTCAATACTATTGCGTGAGAACATTCCATGTTGGCTCACATTGGGGATCAATATTGTCTATCAGTGGACACCATGGAAGCAGCACATGACGAGGGtaaacaaaaatggcaaaaatatgacttttgaaCCAAAGTGGTCTTCTTGCGGTCCCGGTTTAGAATGCTAATTATCACTGGGAGCTAAAGCCACATTGCACTAAATCACATGCCATCCTCacaataggattttttttttttactcaatagTCCACAGAGTCGTCTCCACTGGTGCCTGCGGGAACTTTTGTCACACCGCAGTCATCCCAGGGAGGGTCGGAATTACACGCCGTGTGGAATTCACTCGGGCCTTGCCAGAGTTGATACGGCAACAATACCAAGCGGCGGCCTCTTGAAGCGTGAGACGATGTGAGGCTGACGTCGGCGGCAGCGGGGGAGCACATTCTCATTCCTCCCTGGAAGGAAGGAGCTTTAGGAGGAGGTGGGAGATGTTTGATgtggaaaagaagaaaagtgtgtgggggggggtgagtgtGAGCTAATCAGGGACAAGTCCAGATTAACTTTGTCGCCTTTCTTTTGGGAGGCTGACATTCCCCGAAGCCtcgccc comes from Doryrhamphus excisus isolate RoL2022-K1 chromosome 15, RoL_Dexc_1.0, whole genome shotgun sequence and encodes:
- the mrc2 gene encoding C-type mannose receptor 2 gives rise to the protein MYLWRSEIYTIQGNSHGAPCYLPFLYDGQWFHNCTSIGREDGHLWCATTYDYATDERWGFCPVNSGGCETFWDTDPLTDSCYQFNFQSTLSWSEARISCQQQGADLLSVTKLHEQTYINGLLTGYSAALWIGLNDLDVNSGWQWADSSPLKYLNWEQDQPNHDEEENCVVIRTESSGRWQNRDCSDALPYVCKKRPNATMDPFTTDSWTNDEKYECDVGWQAFQAGCYKVISEKSEWEAALRTCQKMEANLASIHTLPELEFIIRDIKKDTEQLWIGLHDTAMQMDFQWSDHTPVIFTHWHPYEPNNFRNTQEDCVSMWGAAGRWDDNPCNLTLPAICKKAAIKSDGTPRQQDCKQGWKWHSPFCYWVSEDLRTFADARRSCEDNKAALLTITNRFEQAFANSLVFGRSGDSFWIGLHDEGSPASYHWLSGEKVSYTNWNRDQPVSVLGGCVTMATGAATGLWEVRECAVSKAKYICRQNPDAAVSPEPPSPPPTPSLSGSCPNGWKSDSNLRYCYKVFHSSQLEQKMSWLQAHLFCRKHGADLLSISGPEEEHFVLQVLHETFGESEDHEQHWFWIGLNRRNPTDSGSWKWSDGLALTYQNFGRYYYNVRQCAAADLGSMTWLAMHCDSELDWICKIPRGSVEKEPEAAEGTSSPEWIGFQEAEYKFFDHRTTWDQAQRICSWFDSSLASVHSAQEEKFLASTLNQMVKAEGDNWWLGLHTYDNDGRFHWSDHSVLNYVSWATERPRPLSRDRRCVHMTASKAEWAEQKCPSDLPYICKRVNVTGTAPPTPSSPHPPSGCPDGWSSYQRKCFRVFDQSQRATWSAAKIKCELQGGVLAVVSNHLEQAFVTTLLYNATIDLWLGLTSDAKGHFQWAQPGLLGYTNWAPGQPLDNSGPHHNKTPGNCVTVIHGNPQRNKGLWASRACEAESNGFLCQRHQDPGLPAAPDLIPASLSKRLDLGGVTYQLVEKRLDWTGALHLCNSLNGTLAAPRDPVEQAYLTLLINSLRRPAWIALYNYGGRSFSWLGEVELSYSNWVEGQPNQLSGCGHMTTTGLWTMTPCDAKLDAAICQLSDEPASHQWIYPGSCPRTVGEWAWVSFRNHCYAFNLQRMKLQQDARLSCEKVGAELLSILDETENAFVWEHIQSNAEQAHGAWLGISVKGRGLVWSEETEMSYTNWEAHDVAFSVLSPNSCFWIQSNSGLWKPGSCRNRTHGVICKRPRMMESSSESMGGDHLPTLIVVMVTGVVLAVLIVGVVYLYRRRGVGSRGSYDGARYSRTHSGQGEQIEKNILVSDMELNEQPE